In Rosa chinensis cultivar Old Blush chromosome 1, RchiOBHm-V2, whole genome shotgun sequence, a genomic segment contains:
- the LOC112166848 gene encoding TMV resistance protein N — protein sequence MAASSSSSSSAAVGRWNYDVFISFRGDDTRKIFVGHLYKALHQKAINTFIDSDELRNGNNPSELLEAIADSRLSVVVFSKHYASSEWCLRELVKIVECMKTMKQIVVPVFYELDSSDIRKLKASFEQAFAEHLHDSNADVEEVQRWKSALVEASNLSGWDSRNYEDDAKLIEKIVGDISKRLIRVSSGIDNVLVGMDKHIAEIDVLLCLGVDDVRGIGIFGMPGIGKTTIARAVYDEITCQFEHYCFLENVKDGFKNKGAVHMQEELLSRILKKKVCTLGNLNTGFKMVMERLNKKRVLLVLDDVENFSQIEALLGKQCSFGGGSRIIITTRDMQSLSGVQERYNPKFLSDDEDLELFMQYAFRTHQPTGDYDSLSRLAIEYAQGLPLGLKVLGAFLDSKSACEWEDELERIKKIPHIEIQGLLRTSFDGLDPLQKDIFLDIACFFRGMNKGYVTKVLESCGFYPHSGLRVLLDRALITISDDNRLEMHDLLQEIGWEIVRRQSIKEPGKRSRLWVYEDVDHVFTQNTATDAVEGIMLDLSRSKEVYLASEAFVKMTRLRLLRIISNNHSRQDLCHPSDDTQQHLSGDFKFLSNELRILHWHGFPLKSLPSNFIPKNLVELDMRSSHIEQLWEGIKPLKKLTIINLSHSQYLKKIPDFTEAMNMKKLILDGCSSLLEVHPSISALKNLVVLSLKGCKAVQSLPGSIYMKSLKTLDLSGCSNLKMFPEISGIMEDLSELYLNETAIEKLPSSIEQLQGLVLLNMADCRSLVCLPDNICNLAYLTNLTLSGCSKLYRLPENLGNLESLMILEIERSGIKELPFSILRVNQLKRLSCDGCKEMMVPLSSWSSSIKGYYTYSGMLHLDLNDCNLMVLSDGIAHLSSLRTLELRRNNLESLPAAMNRLRRLSHLELEACKRLKSIPELSSSISYIDAHDCTALETVSTPKPRSSTNLCFTFSNCLQLIQTNLFRDIVETYSHYQGSYLRPLSFSMSLPGSEIPHWFNHQCKGFLVNVQLPQNWFDDKFLGFAICGVSNFKGAHNDASDLSAVCFCTFKGNHGEYKFSFHLLDWGFRTNRFLQSDHMFLGYVPWSQYRFSDGGKPVNERYYTEATFEILVENGVYAHDDYRTVIRRHCITSCGVRLFHGNYMEPQNLSITQPNSHHDSSEILLDTARKRKREIAGVKMQWKWPPAEEVFTEQEQEGSLSREGSLVGEGSSAGKRSSAGEGVLSILSSVATVESGANERDGPTIPNRTNRRRRTNLRNSATWIRDTNQLIDDGHAWRKYGQKEILGSRYPRNYYRCTYRMDQGCMATKHVQRISDEPVLYRTTYRGNHTCRPVSSTQDIEEFYLAY from the exons ATGgccgcttcttcttcttcttcgtcttctgcAGCTGTCGGTCGTTGGAACTACGATGTCTTCATCAGTTTTAGAGGCGATGACACTCGCAAGATCTTTGTCGGCCATCTCTACAAAGCTCTCCATCAGAAAGCAATCAACACCTTCATCGATTCCGACGAGCTTAGAAACGGTAACAACCCTTCAGAGCTTCTGGAAGCCATCGCCGACTCGAGGCTTTCCGTTGTGGTGTTCTCTAAACACTATGCTTCTTCCGAGTGGTGCCTCAGAGAGCTGGTCAAGATCGTCGAGTGCATGAAAACGATGAAGCAGATTGTGGTGCCCGTTTTCTACGAACTTGATAGTTCCGATATTCGGAAACTCAAGGCGAGTTTTGAGCAAGCTTTTGCTGAACATTTGCATGATTCTAATGCCGATGTGGAAGAGGTGCAGAGGTGGAAGTCTGCTCTAGTTGAGGCCTCCAATTTATCTGGCTGGGATTCAAGAAATTATGA GGATGACGCCAAGCTTATTGAGAAAATAGTCGGTGATATTTCTAAAAGATTGATCCGCGTCTCATCCGGTATAGACAATGTTTTGGTTGGAATGGATAAGCACATTGCAGAAATAGATGTACTATTATGTCTGGGGGTGGATGATGTTCGTGGTATTGGAATATTCGGAATGCCTGGTATAGGTAAAACAACCATTGCTCGAGCTGTTTATGATGAAATCACTTGTCAGTTTGAACACTATTGCTTTCTTGAAAATGTCAAAGATGGTTTCAAGAATAAAGGTGCTGTACATATGCAGGAAGAACTTCTATCTAGAATCTTGAAGAAAAAGGTGTGTACCTTAGGTAATTTGAATACAGGCTTCAAGATGGTTATGGAAAGGCTGAATAAGAAAAGAGTTTTGcttgttcttgatgatgtggaaAATTTTTCCCAAATTGAAGCCTTACTCGGAAAGCAATGTTCATTTGGTGGTGGAAGTAGAATCATTATAACAACTAGAGATATGCAATCACTAAGTGGAGTGCAGGAGAGATATAATCCCAAATTTTTAAGTGATGATGAAGATCTTGAGCTTTTTATGCAGTATGCGTTCAGAACACACCAACCCACAGGAGATTACGATTCTCTCTCAAGGCTTGCCATAGAATATGCTCAAGGTCTGCCTTTAGGACTTAAAGTTTTGGGAGCTTTTCTTGATAGCAAAAGTGCATGTGAATGGGAAGATGAGCtagaaagaataaagaaaatccCACACATAGAAATTCAGGGTCTGCTTAGAACAAGCTTTGATGGACTCGATCCTTTACAAAAGGATATATTTCTAGATATTGCATGCTTCTTCAGAGGAATGAACAAAGGATATGTAACAAAAGTTCTGGAAAGTTGTGGTTTTTACCCCCATAGTGGATTACGAGTACTACTCGATAGAGCTCTCATCACGATCTCAGATGACAATAGGCTCGAAATGCATGATTTACTACAAGAAATAGGTTGGGAAATCGTCCGACGACAATCAATTAAAGAACCTGGGAAGCGCAGTAGGTTGTGGGTTTATGAAGATGTCGATCATGTGTTCACTCAAAATACG GCTACAGATGCAGTTGAGGGCATAATGCTTGACTTGTCAAGATCAAAAGAGGTATACTTAGCTTCCGAAGCTTTTGTTAAAATGACGAGGCTGAGACTGCTAAGAATTATCAGTAATAACCATTCACGTCAGGATTTATGTCATCCAAGTGATGACACTCAACAACATCTGAGTGGCGACTTCAAGTTTCTTTCTAATGAGTTGAGGATTCtccactggcatggattccccTTAAAGTCTTTGCCATCCAATTTTATCCCGAAGAATCTTGTTGAACTTGACATGCGTTCTAGTCACATTGAACAACTGTGGGAAGGAATCAAG CCTCTGAAAAAGTTGACAATTATTAATCTAAGTCACTCTCAATACCTTAAGAAAATACCTGACTTCACTGAGGCGATGAATATGAAGAAACTAATTCTTGATGGTTGTTCAAGTTTATTGGAGGTTCATCCGTCCATTTCAGCTCTTAAAAACCTTGTTGTCCTGAGTCTAAAAGGGTGCAAAGCAGTTCAGAGTCTTCCGGGTAGCATTTACATGAAATCTCTTAAGACCCTTGATCTTTCTGGTTGCTCAAATCTTAAGATGTTTCCAGAGATCTCAGGAATTATGGAGGACCTATCAGAGCTTTATTTAAATGAGACTGCAATTGAAAAATTACCGTCATCGATTGAACAGCTTCAGGGGCTTGTGTTATTGAATATGGCAGACTGCAGAAGCCTTGTCTGTCTTCCAGACAACATCTGTAATTTGGCATACCTTACAAATCTCACTCTCTCTGGGTGCTCAAAACTTTATCGTTTGCCTGAGAACTTGGGGAATTTAGAATCcttgatgatccttgaaatagAAAGAAGTGGTATAAAAGAACTCCCTTTTTCGATCTTACGTGTGAATCAGCTTAAAAGATTATCATGTGATGGATGTAAAGAAATGATGGTGCCCCTTTCATCATGGTCATCATCAATCAAAGGATATTATACTTACTCTGGTATGCTACATCTTGATTTAAATGACTGCAATCTGATGGTATTATCAGATGGAATTGCTCATTTGTCCTCATTAAGAACATTAGAGCTGCGCAGAAACAACTTGGAGAGCTTACCTGCAGCAATGAATCGACTTCGTCGTTTATCACATCTTGAATTAGAAGCATGCAAGAGATTGAAATCAATACCTGAGCTTTCATCAAGTATTAGTTACATAGATGCACATGATTGCACAGCTTTGGAAACGGTTTCAACACCAAAACCTCGCTCTTCTACAAATCTTTGCTTCACATTTTCAAATTGCCTCCAGCTGATACAAACCAATCTATTCAGGGATATTGTGGAAACTTATTCCCATTATCag GGTAGCTATCTACGACCTCTCTCCTTTAGTATGTCACTTCCTGGAAGTGAAATTCCTCATTGGTTCAACCATCAGTGTAAGGGATTCTTAGTGAATGTGCAGCTACCACAGAATTGGTTTGATGATAAGTTTTTGGGATTTGCTATATGCGGTGTTAGTAACTTCAAGGGTGCCCATAATGATGCATCCGATCTATCTGCTGTTTGTTTTTGTACCTTCAAAGGAAATCATGGAGAGTACAAGTTCAGTTTTCATTTGCTTGATTGGGGTTTCAGAACAAACAGATTCCTCCAGTCAGATCACATGTTCCTGGGATATGTGCCATGGTCGCAATATCGCTTCAGTGATGGAGGAAAGCCGGTCAATGAACGCTACTACACTGAAGCCACATTTGAGATTTTGGTAGAAAATGGAGTCTATGCACATGATGATTACAGGACAGTAATACGACGGCATTGCATCACAAGTTGCGGAGTGCGTTTGTTTCATGGTAATTACATGGAACCGCAAAATCTAAGCATCACTCAGCCTAATTCTCATCATGATAGCAGTGAAATCCTATTGGACACTGcgaggaagagaaagagagaaatagCAGGGGTGAAAATGCAGTGGAAGTGGCCTCCCGCAGAAGAGGTGTTCACTGAGCAAGAGCAAGAAGGATCCCTATCAAGGGAAGGGTCCCTGGTGGGGGAAGGGTCCTCCGCGGGCAAGAGGTCCTCGGCGGGGGAAGGGGTTCTTTCTATCCTTTCTTCAGTAGCAACAGTAGAAAGTGGTGCCAATGA ACGTGATGGTCCAACTATCCCTAATCGTACTAACAGAAGAAGGCGCACAAATTTGCGAAATTCGGCAACGTGGATACGGGATACAAATCAACTTATTGATGACGGCCATGCTTGGAGAAAGTATGGCCAAAAGGAGATACTTGGATCCAGATATCCCAG AAACTATTACAGATGCACTTATCGAATGGATCAAGGCTGTATGGCCACAAAGCACGTGCAACGCATCAGTGACGAGCCAGTATTATATAGAACTACTTACAGAGGAAATCACACATGCAGACCCGTCTCCAGCACACAGGACATAGAAGAGTTCTATTTGGCATATTAA
- the LOC112167399 gene encoding disease resistance protein RPV1, with amino-acid sequence MAAAAADDSSSSSSRIRGSYDVFLSFRGFDTRKIFVGHLYNALQRKALATFIDTEQLGKGDVLGVLLKAIDASKLSVVVLSENFAYSKWCLLELEKIVECMETKNHIVVPIFYQVDPADVRYVRGSFSKAFEQHEHKSRGTPEERKRWKSALIRAGYINGWDSRKYEDDVKLIDDVVKNVLKQLSNIRESKSNDDLVGMDSHISNMKSLLSAYGSGDICIVGIWGMGGIGKTTIARAVYEEMCGNFDHHCFLYNVKEDFKRKGEAGMQEELLYRISRENGQHLSSKMIMERLSGIKLFVVLDDVDSSDQIDALLGKQCSFGRGSRIIITTRDKGLLREFDVYEPGYLDEDQALELFKKYAFRTIEPSTEYDHLSQSAIKYAQGLPLALKVLGASLYKKSVREWEVEFEKIKKCQHLGIEGVLRTTYEGLDHLQKTVLLDIACFFKEMKKDYATEILEACGFFPISVLPVLVDRALVTSTGYYVVLTMHDLLLDMALGIVRRESSLSRLTSSDEIEEVLTQNMDTKAVESIDLDLYHSKGIRINAKAFVRMTKLRLLRIRYNRSIDFVDDYYGSRGELYHLIDDCKQQVSGELKFLSHELRCLIWHGCPLKSLPSNFNPKHLVDLDMRSSRIRQLWKGTKLLKKLKYIDLSLSLYLKETPDLTEATNLEKVNLEGCTSLLEVHPSISDLKNLAFLSLKGCKELKILPSSFCMESLKTLELSGCSNVDKFPEISEVMAELPRLSLDKTAIKELPSSIKNLRGLVTLSLKDCRELESLPSSICQLKSLRYVTLSGCSKFKVFPKIVGVEDMKGLIELHMDGTSIEEFLPSISALKELVVLSLRDCKQLKSLPSSIHMKSLDTLILSGCSNLQKFPEISEKMWRLSELHLDDVAIEELPLSIKNLCQLESLSLKDCGELKSLPSSIFELESLSMITVSGCSKFKVFPQNEEDLEGLQKLVTLRLEDCGELRSLPSSICQLKSLRFVALSGCSKFEVFPEILEAMEELRELHLDGTSVKDLSPSIERLKRIMLLNMRNCRSLIFLPENICNLSYLTGLTLSGCLNLHNLPKNLGKLESLVDLEVQGSGIEQPFSLLQPKKSPSSSANCLVGMDRHINKMQSLLCLDQVDDVRIVGICGIGGIGKTTIATAVYDKIAPQFEHHCFLENVKEGFTKHSAEQMQEELLTRILKVKVQSLSILNRGSNMLIERLGTKKVLVVLDDIDDITQIETLLEKPYSFGGGSRIIVTTRKEELMSGFKIYRPQLSNAEAVEIFRHFAFRTIEPSRGYDDLSQRAAQHAQVPLDLKVWGAFLFNKSIHEWEDALTDKHTVYWVLTTHFYGLHYSERNILIDVAWFFEGMKKEYATKILHNCGLFPYSALRGLIDRSLVSISERDGTIKLHDLLQGIVRDCVRHEDEHEPGNRSRLEGYQGIRCLSTPDQVTKAVEVVTLDLSNSKEVYFIAEAFVTMKKLRLLRLYDNGSINCKQHVIGDFEFISHELRCLIWHRYPVKSLPSNFHPKNLVDLDMRFSRLELLWEGTKLLKYLTFINLSHSQYLKEIPDLTTATNLEKLILDGCTSLFEVHPSIWNRKNLIFLSLKGCRQLEILPTNIHMKSLKTLNLSGCTNLEKFPEISEVMMELSELGLDETAIKKLPSSIERLQGLNVLSMRNCTSLVSLPDSICSLAHLTFLNLSGCSKLSDFPYSLRNTQSLTISGLEELTFFMRNKEIESEISSDEFISLSENSSESGEEVDGKEERVEMEGVVQRDDCSTVGGILGALYCFLSWLHGLYVRGKGRLGRRIHGIVRESLH; translated from the exons ATGgcagctgctgctgctgatgattcttcttcttcttcttctcgcaTTCGTGGCAGTTATGATGTCTTCTTGAGTTTTAGAGGGTTTGACACTCGCAAGATCTTTGTTGGCCATCTTTACAATGCTCTACAAAGGAAAGCACTCGCTACCTTCATAGATACTGAACAGCTTGGAAAAGGGGACGTTCTCGGGGTGCTACTGAAAGCTATTGACGCGTCAAAGCTTTCGGTGGTAGTTTTATCTGAGAACTTTGCCTATTCCAAATGGTGCTTACTGGAACTCGAAAAAATCGTGGAATGCATGGAAACAAAGAATCATATAGTGGTTCCCATTTTCTACCAAGTAGATCCGGCTGATGTTCGTTATGTGAGGGGAAGTTTCAGCAAAGCGTTTGAACAACATGAGCACAAGTCCAGGGGGACCCCCGAAGAACGGAAGCGGTGGAAGTCTGCTCTAATTAGAGCCGGCTATATTAATGGCTGGGATTCCCGCAAATACGA gGATGATGTCAAGCTTATTGATGATGTTGTTAAAAATGTTTTAAAACAGTTGAGCAACATCAGGGAAAGTAAATCCAATGATGACTTGGTTGGAATGGAttcccacataagcaacatgaAGTCTCTGTTAAGTGCTTATGGGTCGGGGGATATCTGCATTGTTGGAATATGGGGTATGGGTGGTATAGGGAAGACAACCATCGCTAGAGCTGTTTATGAGGAAATGTGTGGAAACTTTGATCACCATTGCTTTCTTTATAATGTCAAGGAAGATTTCAAGAGAAAAGGTGAAGCAGGAATGCAGGAAGAACTTCTATATAGAATCTCAAGGGAAAATGGGCAGCACTTAAGTTCCAAAATGATTATGGAAAGGCTTAGTGGGATAAAACTTTTTGTTGTTCTCGATGATGTGGACAGTTCTGATCAAATTGATGCCCTACTTGGAAAACAATGTTCATTTGGTCGTGGAAGTAGAATCATCATAACGACCAGAGATAAGGGCCTACTTAGAGAATTTGATGTATACGAACCGGGATATTTAGATGAAGATCAAGCTCTTGAACTCTTTAAGAAGTATGCCTTCAGAACAATCGAACCCTCAACAGAGTACGATCATCTCTCACAGAGTGCCATAAAATATGCTCAAGGTCTGCCTTTAGCACTTAAAGTCTTGGGAGCCTCTCTCTATAAGAAAAGTGTACGTGAGTGGGAAGTTgagtttgaaaaaataaagaaatgccAGCACCTGGGAATTGAGGGTGTACTAAGGACAACCTACGAAGGACTAGATCATCTACAGAAAACAGTACTTCTAgatattgcatgtttctttaaagaaatgaaaaaggacTATGCAACAGAAATTCTGGAGGCTTGTGGCTTCTTTCCCATAAGTGTATTACCAGTTCTCGTTGATAGAGCTCTTGTGACAAGCACTGGATACTATGTTGTGTTGACAATGCATGATTTACTATTGGACATGGCCTTGGGAATTGTCCGTCGAGAATCAAGCCTCAGTAGGTTGACGAGTTCTGATGAAATTGAGGAGGTGTTAACTCAAAACATG GATACGAAAGCAGTTGAAAGTATAGACCTCGACTTGTACCACTCAAAAGGCATACGCATAAATGCTAAAGCTTTTGTTCGCATGACGAAACTAAGACTGCTTAGAATCCGATATAACCGATCCATAGACTTTGTTGATGATTATTATGGTTCACGGGGGGAATTATACCATCTAATTGATGACTGTAAACAACAAGTGAGTGGAGAGTTAAAGTTCCTTTCTCACGAGTTGAGGTGTCTCATCTGGCATGGATGCCCCCTGAAATCTTTGCCATCCAATTTCAACCCAAAGCATTTAGTTGACCTTGACATGCGTTCTAGCCGCATCAGACAACTTTGGAAAGGAACCAAG CTTCTGAAGAAGTTGAAATACATTGATTTGAGTCTATCTCTATACCTCAAGGAGACGCCCGACTTAactgaggccacaaatcttgaGAAAGTAAACCTTGAAGGTTGTACAAGTTTATTGGAGGTTCACCCATCCATCTCTGATCTTAAGAACCTCGCTTTCTTGAGTCTAAAAGGGTGCAAAGAGCTTAAGATTCTTCCAAGCAGCTTCTGTATGGAATCTCTTAAGACCCTTGAGCTTTCTGGCTGCTCAAATGTCGACAAATTTCCTGAGATTTCAGAAGTTATGGCCGAGCTACCACGGCTTTCTTTAGATAAGACTGCAATTAAAGAACTGCCCTCATCAATAAAAAATCTTAGGGGGCTTGTCACTTTGAGCCTAAAAGATTGCAGAGAACTTGAGAGTCTCCCAAGCAGCATTTGTCAACTCAAGTCCCTTAGATATGTTACTCTCTCTGGGTGTTCTAAGTTTAAGGTGTTTCCAAAAATTGTGGGGGTAGAAGATATGAAAGGATTAATAGAGCTTCACATGGATGGAACGTCTATCGAAGAGTTTCTGCCATCAATTTCAGCTCTTAAAGAACTTGTTGTCTTGAGTCTAAGAGATTGCAAACAGCTAAAGAGTCTTCCTAGTAGCATTCATATGAAATCTCTTGACACACTTATTCTTTCTGGATGTTCGAACCTTCAGAAGTTTCCGGAGATTTCAGAAAAAATGTGGAGGCTCTCTGAGCTTCATTTAGATGATGTTGCAATTGAAGAACTGCCGCTGTCAATTAAAAACCTTTGCCAGCTGGAATCTTTGAGCCTTAAAGATTGTGGAGAACTCAAGAGTCTTCCAAGCAGCATTTTTGAACTTGAGAGCCTCAGTATGATTACTGTCTCTGGTTGTTCAAAGTTTAAGGTGTTTCCACAAAATGAAGAAGATTTGGAAGGACTACAAAAACTTGTTACATTGAGGCTAGAAGATTGTGGAGAACTTAGGAGTCTGCCGAGCAGCATTTGTCAACTCAAGTCCCTCAGATTTGTTGCTCTCTCTGGTTGTTCAAAGTTTGAAGTGTTTCCGGAAATTTTAGAAGCTATGGAAGAATTAAGAGAGCTTCATTTGGATGGAACATCTGTCAAAGACCTTTCCCCATCAATTGAACGGCTTAAGAGGATTATGTTATTGAACATGAGAAACTGCAGAAGCCTCATCTTTCTTCCTGAAAATATCTGTAATTTGTCATACCTTACAGGTCTCACTCTCTCAGGGTGCTTGAATCTCCATAACTTGCCCAAGAACTTGGGGAAATTAGAATCCTTGGTGGATCTTGAAGTACAGGGAAGCGGTATAGAGCAACCATTCTCTCTCTTGCAACCAAAGAAGTCACCATCATCATCAGCCAATTGCTTAGTTGGCATGGATCGCCATATAAATAAAATGCAATCGCTATTATGTCTTGATCAGGTGGATGATGTTCGTATTGTTGGAATATGTGGAATTGGGGGTATCGGCAAGACAACCATTGCTACAGCTGTATATGATAAAATTGCTCCTCAATTTGAACACCACTGTTTTCTTGAGAATGTCAAGGAAGGTTTCACAAAGCATAGTGCAGAACAAATGCAGGAAGAACTTCTGACCAGAATCTTAAAGGTAAAGGTGCAGAGTTTAAGCATTTTGAACAGAGGCTCCAATATGCTTATCGAAAGGCTAGGTACGAAAAAAGTTCTAGTTGTTCTTGATGATAtagacgatataacccagattGAAACCTTGCTTGAAAAGCCATATTCATTTGGTGGTGGGAGTAGGATCATTGTAACAACTAGAAAGGAAGAACTAATGAGTGGATTTAAAATATATCGTCCCCAGCTATCAAATGCTGAAGCTGTTGAAATCTTCAGACATTTTGCCTTCAGAACAATTGAACCCTCGAGAGGGTATGATGATCTGTCACAGCGTGCCGCTCAACATGCTCAAGTGCCTTTAGATCTTAAAGTCTGGGGAGCTTTTCTTTTCAACAAAAGTATACATGAGTGGGAAGATGCCTTGACGGATAAGCACACGGTGTATTGGGTGCTAACAACACACTTTTATGGCCTACATTACTCGGAGAGGAACATATTAATAGATGTTGCATGGTTCTTTGAAGGAATGAAAAAAGAGTATGCAACAAAAATTCTGCACAATTGTGGCCTCTTTCCCTATAGTGCATTAAGAGGTCTAATTGATAGATCTCTCGTATCTATATCAGAAAGGGACGGGACTATCAAACTGCATGATTTACTACAGGGGATTGTTCGGGATTGTGTTCGCCACGAAGATGAACATGAACCTGGAAACCGCAGTAGATTAGAGGGTTACCAGGGAATTAGGTGTTTGTCAACTCCAGATCAG GTTACTAAAGCAGTTGAAGTTGTAACCCTTGATCTGTCGAACTCAAAAGAGGTATACTTCATTGCAGAGGCTTTTGTTACAATGAAGAAATTAAGACTGCTCCGACTTTATGATAACGGCTCCATTAACTGTAAACAACATGTGATTGGAGACTTTGAGTTTATTTCTCATGAGTTGAGGTGTCTCATCTGGCATAGATACCCCGTAAAGTCTTTGCCATCCAATTTTCACCCAAAGAATCTTGTCGACCTTGACATGCGTTTTAGTCGCCTTGAACTACTTTGGGAAGGAACCAAG CTTCTGAAGTACTTGACATTCATCAATTTAAGTCACTCTCAGTATCTTAAGGAAATCCCCGACTTAACAACGGCTACAAATCTTGAGAAGCTAATTCTTGATGGTTGTACAAGTTTATTCGAGGTGCATCCATCCATTTGGAATCGTAAAAACCTCATTTTCTTAAGTCTAAAAGGTTGCAGACAACTTGAGATTCTTCCAACCAACATCCATATGAAATCTCTTAAGACCCTTAATCTTTCTGGCTGCACAAATCTTGAGAAGTTTCCGGAGATTTCAGAAGTTATGATGGAGCTATCAGAGCTTGGTTTAGATGAGACTGCAATTAAAAAACTGCCCTCATCAATTGAACGGCTACAGGGGCTTAATGTATTAAGTATGAGAAACTGCACGAGCCTTGTCTCTCTTCCAGACAGCATCTGTAGTTTGGCACACCTTACATTTCTCAATCTGTCTGGGTGCTCAAAACTTTCCGACTTTCCTTACAGCTTGAGGAATACACAATCATTGACAATCAGTGGTTTAGAAGAACTCACATTCTTTATGAGAAACAAAGAAATAGAAAGTGAGATTTCATCAGACGAGTTCATCAGTCTCTCTGAAAATTCATCAGAGTCGGGGGAAGAGGTTGatggaaaagaagagagagtggagATGGAGGGGGTAGTGCAAAGGGATGATTGCTCCACGGTAGGAGGGATATTGGGGGCCTTATACTGTTTCTTGAGTTGGCTGCATGGACTATATGTTCGAGGAAAAGGGAGACTGGGTCGCCGGATTCACGGGATTGTCCGGGAATCGTTACATTAA
- the LOC112167995 gene encoding glycosylinositol phosphorylceramide mannosyl transferase 1 gives MSTTISIRDSAPTAAMAAAISSSDMNGGFYSPAKAKAASRPLFSPRFPPFRRLRHLFCPRKLRLVASVFLLCFVVFLSSRLSSLMGWLPPQPNSSFPRGGGFTVLINTWKQSSALKQSVAHYATCDGVAAIHVVWSDSDPHSETMKARLEKMVFSKSRAAQKLDFRFGMRQDEDLNNRFKPIEGMKTDAVFSVDDDVIVSCDTLDFAFGVWQSAPNGMVGFTPRMHWIDEEKSGVANYEYEGWWSVWWMGTYSMLLPKAAFFHRKYLDLYTYDMTASIRDYVTRERNCEDIAMSLLVANATGAPPIWVKGKMYELGSSGISGLKRHSKSGNKCLNDLISLFGRIPLVQTNVKAVDARFEWFW, from the exons ATGTCCACAACCATCTCCATCCGCGACTCCGCCCCCACCGCCGCTATGGCCGCAGCCATATCCTCCTCCGACATGAATGGCGGATTCTACTCCCCAGCCAAAGCCAAAGCCGCCTCCAGACCCCTCTTCAGCCCACGCTTCCCGCCATTTCGGCGTCTCCGCCACCTCTTTTGCCCGCGCAAGCTCAGACTCGTCGCCTCTGTTTTCCTTCTCTGCTTCGTCGTTTTCCTCTCCTCCAGGCTCAGCTCTCTCATGGGCTGGCTCCCTCCCCAACCCAACTCCTCATTTCCAAG GGGTGGTGGATTCACTGTTCTGATAAACACATGGAAGCAAAGCTCTGCTTTGAAACAATCGGTTGCTCACTATGCCACGTGTGATGGGGTTGCTGCTATTCATGTGGTGTGGTCTGATAGTGATCCACACTCAGAAACAATGAAGGCTCGTCTTGAAAAGATGGTGTTTTCAAAATCAAGAGCGGCTCAAAAACTTGACTTTAGGTTTGGGATGAGGCAGGATGAGGATTTGAACAATAGGTTTAAGCCGATTGAGGGGATGAAAACTGATGCTGTGTTTTCGGTTGATGATGATGTGATTGTCTCGTGTGACACATTGGATTTTGCTTTCGGAGTTTGGCAGTCTGCGCCGAATGGTATGGTTGGGTTCACTCCGAGAATGCATTGGATTGATGAGGAG AAGAGTGGCGTGGCGAATTATGAGTATGAGGGATGGTGGTCAGTTTGGTGGATGGGGACATACAGCATGCTGCTTCCGAAAGCTGCATTCTTTCATAGGAAATACTTGGATTTGTATACTTACGATATGACCGCATCCATTCGTGATTATGTCACCAGGGAAAG AAACTGTGAAGATATTGCTATGTCATTGCTTGTTGCTAATGCCACCGGTGCACCTCCGATTTGGGTGAAAG GGAAGATGTACGAGCTTGGATCTTCAGGAATTAGCGGTCTGAAAAGGCACAGCAAGAGTGGCAACAAGTGCCTCAATGATCTCATCTCCCTCTTCGGAAGAATTCCCCTTGTACAAACTAACGTTAAAGCTGTCGATGCCAGGTTTGAATGGTTCTGGTAG